In a genomic window of Gossypium arboreum isolate Shixiya-1 chromosome 7, ASM2569848v2, whole genome shotgun sequence:
- the LOC108482097 gene encoding uncharacterized protein LOC108482097 isoform X2: protein MDSEKENRRVDGLSNGDNFQNITPMQAALLNSLETVLINSVIQDDRTRFLTHSRQLVDDLDDDPLNRRSVVLKLLLICCYFDAIECATSLFNGEVETDFLPLVNEVDTTTEMTALQAAAEAHSVRCLELLLKKRARTEVKSKDGRSLLALEMALSSSRMDVIWNPDDYSVEDLVVLLSEKDLTAVKLLSERTKAIGEVAYSAAMGGKIVALAALLIVAAEKVNDYVVVLCDAYSGSKEKDTVYQCVIREALSSGRRDKSPSGTVKKNCLSPTKVEPDMKRKLLLCEIELLQLFGADSHNSGGDKMTTSSLILAIKARDEAVIELLLKTNMDINDADSEGNSALHWSLRMSWGSSSQQLKILWLLLKHGARVNQKDKLELTSFHIAAANGNTQALQVLLLEDPDGIHYRTIMKETPLFFAVKNDHIECAELLQRWGASNEVLNLRRERPIDLAKSQDMRFILNKTYITLMHRNSPVEQKYTPRFQGDEVIFDTCETLLTMADKGSCTERTNTNVKTEICKYFESGGCVRGSKCFYAHGKEELRQAKHGMHLVNSPAAEKLKRKIFVGGLHPLLDSESLSKFFQDEFGSVEDAHVVSIKTGDELQSRGFGFVTFKHEKSVSKAVQAHYVTMMGKQVEIKSAVGRWDESLKLLTQQHPKDPNDQHQPPVESSIEKTVDEMPRRKALEETKADKISWVNKLLHGQPKAYSESQVLTSPIASNQNIPVWLRTFKKWLPGFLQEVSKKPKEGEYPLSSLKADFRAAFGLELDHVSLGYTKLSDFMRSFPDLCCMKVMPVGGCGSPNHMVLIPSPPRPDWKSLQPLNMHCCQPSCTAPPHENTDTDPRNVKHPPDLLSNSCEHISISSSQVDPSKNSNFLQFLKSDRGGTQCRGFNERKLGHTGRHLVLEALLRKRNNSSIFFLRQFDFYHNYKASVKQGKCFWCNQSKLLWANFPCQHLLWCGECKTEAARAAGDSDHRCVVCDAKVQTFILPTLDRYPQSLRGKPLKTEGFPPFDPSCIPKNFGISFCLS, encoded by the exons ATGGATTCG GAAAAAGAAAATCGAAGAGTCGATGGTTTATCAAATGGAGACAATTTTCAAAATATAACGCCAATGCAAGCAGCGCTACTCAACAGCTTAGAAACCGTCCTTATCAACTCGGTCATACAAGACGACAGAACTCGCTTCTTAACTCACTCGCGTCAACTCGTCGACGACTTAGATGATGATCCCTTGAACCGAAGAAGCGTGGTATTGAAGCTTCTCCTTATCTGTTGTTACTTCGACGCTATCGAATGCGCCACGTCACTGTTTAACGGCGAAGTGGAAACCGATTTTCTCCCGTTGGTGAACGAAGTGGACACGACGACGGAAATGACGGCGTTGCAGGCGGCGGCGGAGGCTCACTCTGTGCGTTGTTTAGAGTTGCTGCTAAAGAAACGTGCCCGTACAGAGGTGAAGAGTAAAGATGGACGAAGTCTGCTTGCTCTGGAGATGGCTTTGTCTAGTAGCAG GATGGATGTGATATGGAATCCGGATGATTACTCTGTTGAGGACTTGGTGGTTCTTCTTAGTGAAAAG GATTTGACTGCGGTGAAACTTTTGAGTGAAAGAACAAAAGCAATAGGCGAGGTGGCGTATTCAGCTGCCATGGGAGGCAAAATAGTAGCTTTAGCAGCGCTTCTCATCGTAGCGGCGGAGAAAGTTAATGACTACGTCGTAGTATTATGCGACGCTTATTCGGGTTCAAAGGAAAAAGATACCGTTTACCAGTGCGTGATCCGGGAAGCATTATCGTCAGGCCGCCGTGATAAGTCGCCGTCGGGAACAGTTAAAAAGAACTGTTTGTCCCCAACCAAAGTCGAACCCGATATGAAACGAAAGCTTTTGCTTTGCGAGATTGAGTTGCTTCAGCTGTTTGGAGCCGATTCTCATAACAGTGGTGGAGACAAGATGACGACTTCATCCTTAATCCTTGCTATCAAG GCCCGAGATGAAGCTGTTATTGAGCTGCTTCTAAAGACCAACATGGACATAAATGATGCTGATTCTGAAGGAAACTCAGCCCTGCATTGGTCACTTAGAATGTCCTGGGGTTCATCTTCACAGCAACTTAA AATCTTATGGCTCCTTTTGAAGCACGGTGCCCGAGTAAACCAAAAGGACAAACTAGAATTAACTTCATTTCACATTGCTGCTGCCAATGGGAATACACAGGCACTCCAG GTACTTCTACTAGAAGATCCAGATGGAATCCACTACAGAACTATAATGAAAGAAACCCCATTGTTTTTTGCTGTGAAGAATGATCATATTGAATGTGCTGAGCTTCTTCAGCGTTGGGGAGCAAGCAATGAAGTCCTCAACTTACG TAGAGAGAGGCCGATTGACCTGGCAAAGTCACAGGACATGCGTTTCATACTAAACAAAACTTATATTACTCTTA TGCATCGTAATTCCCCGGTTGAGCAGAAATATACTCCTCGTTTCCAAGGGGATGAAGTTATTTTTGATACATGTGAAACTCTTCTTACAATGGCAGATAAAGGAAGCTGTACTGAAAG AACCAACACAAATGTAAAAACAGAGATCTGTAAGTACTTTGAATCTGGAGGATGTGTGAGAGGGTCTAAGTGCTTTTATGCTCATGGTAAAGAGGAGCTTCGACAGGCAAAACATGGAATGCATCTCGTTAATTCTCCTGCTGCAGAGAAACTGAAACGGAAAATTTTTGTAGGCGGCCTCCACCCTCTGTTGGATTCGG AGTCATTGAGCAAGTTTTTCCAAGATGAATTTGGGTCTGTGGAAGATGCCCATGTTGTTAGTATTAAAACAGGTGATGAATTACAGTCTCGTGGCTTCGGCTTTGTTACTTTTAAGCACGAAAAGTCTGTTTCGAAGGCTGTTCAAGCACATTACGTAACTATGATGGGCAAGCAAGTTGAAATCAAAAGTGCAGTTGGGAGATGGGATGAGTCCTTGAAGCTATTGACTCAGCAACATCCAAAGGATCCGAATGACCAACATCAACCACCAGTCGAGTCATCCATTGAAAAGACTGTAGACGAGATGCCAAGAAGGAAGGCCTTGGAAGAGACTAAAGCTGATAAAATCTCATGGGTGAATAAATTACTCCATGGCCAACCGAAGGCGTATTCTGAATCTCAAGTTCTCACTAGCCCCATTGCTTCCAACCAAAATATTCCAGTATGGCTGAGAACTTTTAAGAAGTGGCTTCCCGGTTTCTTACAAGAGGTATCAAAAAAACCGAAGGAAGGCGAATACCCTCTGTCATCGTTAAAGGCGGATTTCAGGGCTGCATTCGGCTTAGAACTGGACCATGTTTCTCTTGGCTACACTAAGCTCAGTGATTTTATGAGATCTTTTCCTGATCTTTGTTGCATGAAGGTCATGCCAGTAGGAGGATGTGGATCTCCTAATCACATGGTGCTCATTCCTTCCCCTCCTAGGCCCGATTGGAAATCACTTCAGCCTCTCAATATGCACTGCTGCCAACCGTCTTGTACCGCACCACCTCATGAAAATACTGATACTGATCCTAGGAATGTCAAGCATCCTCCGGATCTTCTCTCGAATTCTTGCGAACATATTAGCATCAGCAGCAGCCAGGTTGATCCATCTAAAAACTCCAATTTTCTGCAATTCTTGAAGTCAGACAGAGGAGGAACTCAGTGTCGGGGGTTCAATGAGCGGAAACTTGGTCATACAGGGAGGCATTTGGTTCTTGAAGCCCTTCTAAGAAAACGGAACAATTCATCCATATTCTTTCTTCGCCAATTCGATTTCTATCAC AATTACAAGGCAAGTGTTAAGCAAGGAAAATGCTTTTGGTGCAACCAATCAAAGTTGTTATGGGCAAACTTTCCATGTCAACACTTGTTGTGGTGCGGCGAATGTAAAACAGAAGCTGCACGAGCAGCTGGTGATTCCGATCATCGATGCGTCGTATGCGATGCAAAAGTACAAACATTCATCTTACCTACATTGGATAGATACCCTCAGTCATTACGTGGAAAGCCCCTCAAAACCGAGGGATTTCCTCCTTTCGATCCGTCTTGTATTCCAAA aaATTTTGGCATCTCTTTCTGCTTGTCTTGA
- the LOC108482097 gene encoding uncharacterized protein LOC108482097 isoform X1, with product MDSQEKENRRVDGLSNGDNFQNITPMQAALLNSLETVLINSVIQDDRTRFLTHSRQLVDDLDDDPLNRRSVVLKLLLICCYFDAIECATSLFNGEVETDFLPLVNEVDTTTEMTALQAAAEAHSVRCLELLLKKRARTEVKSKDGRSLLALEMALSSSRMDVIWNPDDYSVEDLVVLLSEKDLTAVKLLSERTKAIGEVAYSAAMGGKIVALAALLIVAAEKVNDYVVVLCDAYSGSKEKDTVYQCVIREALSSGRRDKSPSGTVKKNCLSPTKVEPDMKRKLLLCEIELLQLFGADSHNSGGDKMTTSSLILAIKARDEAVIELLLKTNMDINDADSEGNSALHWSLRMSWGSSSQQLKILWLLLKHGARVNQKDKLELTSFHIAAANGNTQALQVLLLEDPDGIHYRTIMKETPLFFAVKNDHIECAELLQRWGASNEVLNLRRERPIDLAKSQDMRFILNKTYITLMHRNSPVEQKYTPRFQGDEVIFDTCETLLTMADKGSCTERTNTNVKTEICKYFESGGCVRGSKCFYAHGKEELRQAKHGMHLVNSPAAEKLKRKIFVGGLHPLLDSESLSKFFQDEFGSVEDAHVVSIKTGDELQSRGFGFVTFKHEKSVSKAVQAHYVTMMGKQVEIKSAVGRWDESLKLLTQQHPKDPNDQHQPPVESSIEKTVDEMPRRKALEETKADKISWVNKLLHGQPKAYSESQVLTSPIASNQNIPVWLRTFKKWLPGFLQEVSKKPKEGEYPLSSLKADFRAAFGLELDHVSLGYTKLSDFMRSFPDLCCMKVMPVGGCGSPNHMVLIPSPPRPDWKSLQPLNMHCCQPSCTAPPHENTDTDPRNVKHPPDLLSNSCEHISISSSQVDPSKNSNFLQFLKSDRGGTQCRGFNERKLGHTGRHLVLEALLRKRNNSSIFFLRQFDFYHNYKASVKQGKCFWCNQSKLLWANFPCQHLLWCGECKTEAARAAGDSDHRCVVCDAKVQTFILPTLDRYPQSLRGKPLKTEGFPPFDPSCIPKNFGISFCLS from the exons ATGGATTCG CAGGAAAAAGAAAATCGAAGAGTCGATGGTTTATCAAATGGAGACAATTTTCAAAATATAACGCCAATGCAAGCAGCGCTACTCAACAGCTTAGAAACCGTCCTTATCAACTCGGTCATACAAGACGACAGAACTCGCTTCTTAACTCACTCGCGTCAACTCGTCGACGACTTAGATGATGATCCCTTGAACCGAAGAAGCGTGGTATTGAAGCTTCTCCTTATCTGTTGTTACTTCGACGCTATCGAATGCGCCACGTCACTGTTTAACGGCGAAGTGGAAACCGATTTTCTCCCGTTGGTGAACGAAGTGGACACGACGACGGAAATGACGGCGTTGCAGGCGGCGGCGGAGGCTCACTCTGTGCGTTGTTTAGAGTTGCTGCTAAAGAAACGTGCCCGTACAGAGGTGAAGAGTAAAGATGGACGAAGTCTGCTTGCTCTGGAGATGGCTTTGTCTAGTAGCAG GATGGATGTGATATGGAATCCGGATGATTACTCTGTTGAGGACTTGGTGGTTCTTCTTAGTGAAAAG GATTTGACTGCGGTGAAACTTTTGAGTGAAAGAACAAAAGCAATAGGCGAGGTGGCGTATTCAGCTGCCATGGGAGGCAAAATAGTAGCTTTAGCAGCGCTTCTCATCGTAGCGGCGGAGAAAGTTAATGACTACGTCGTAGTATTATGCGACGCTTATTCGGGTTCAAAGGAAAAAGATACCGTTTACCAGTGCGTGATCCGGGAAGCATTATCGTCAGGCCGCCGTGATAAGTCGCCGTCGGGAACAGTTAAAAAGAACTGTTTGTCCCCAACCAAAGTCGAACCCGATATGAAACGAAAGCTTTTGCTTTGCGAGATTGAGTTGCTTCAGCTGTTTGGAGCCGATTCTCATAACAGTGGTGGAGACAAGATGACGACTTCATCCTTAATCCTTGCTATCAAG GCCCGAGATGAAGCTGTTATTGAGCTGCTTCTAAAGACCAACATGGACATAAATGATGCTGATTCTGAAGGAAACTCAGCCCTGCATTGGTCACTTAGAATGTCCTGGGGTTCATCTTCACAGCAACTTAA AATCTTATGGCTCCTTTTGAAGCACGGTGCCCGAGTAAACCAAAAGGACAAACTAGAATTAACTTCATTTCACATTGCTGCTGCCAATGGGAATACACAGGCACTCCAG GTACTTCTACTAGAAGATCCAGATGGAATCCACTACAGAACTATAATGAAAGAAACCCCATTGTTTTTTGCTGTGAAGAATGATCATATTGAATGTGCTGAGCTTCTTCAGCGTTGGGGAGCAAGCAATGAAGTCCTCAACTTACG TAGAGAGAGGCCGATTGACCTGGCAAAGTCACAGGACATGCGTTTCATACTAAACAAAACTTATATTACTCTTA TGCATCGTAATTCCCCGGTTGAGCAGAAATATACTCCTCGTTTCCAAGGGGATGAAGTTATTTTTGATACATGTGAAACTCTTCTTACAATGGCAGATAAAGGAAGCTGTACTGAAAG AACCAACACAAATGTAAAAACAGAGATCTGTAAGTACTTTGAATCTGGAGGATGTGTGAGAGGGTCTAAGTGCTTTTATGCTCATGGTAAAGAGGAGCTTCGACAGGCAAAACATGGAATGCATCTCGTTAATTCTCCTGCTGCAGAGAAACTGAAACGGAAAATTTTTGTAGGCGGCCTCCACCCTCTGTTGGATTCGG AGTCATTGAGCAAGTTTTTCCAAGATGAATTTGGGTCTGTGGAAGATGCCCATGTTGTTAGTATTAAAACAGGTGATGAATTACAGTCTCGTGGCTTCGGCTTTGTTACTTTTAAGCACGAAAAGTCTGTTTCGAAGGCTGTTCAAGCACATTACGTAACTATGATGGGCAAGCAAGTTGAAATCAAAAGTGCAGTTGGGAGATGGGATGAGTCCTTGAAGCTATTGACTCAGCAACATCCAAAGGATCCGAATGACCAACATCAACCACCAGTCGAGTCATCCATTGAAAAGACTGTAGACGAGATGCCAAGAAGGAAGGCCTTGGAAGAGACTAAAGCTGATAAAATCTCATGGGTGAATAAATTACTCCATGGCCAACCGAAGGCGTATTCTGAATCTCAAGTTCTCACTAGCCCCATTGCTTCCAACCAAAATATTCCAGTATGGCTGAGAACTTTTAAGAAGTGGCTTCCCGGTTTCTTACAAGAGGTATCAAAAAAACCGAAGGAAGGCGAATACCCTCTGTCATCGTTAAAGGCGGATTTCAGGGCTGCATTCGGCTTAGAACTGGACCATGTTTCTCTTGGCTACACTAAGCTCAGTGATTTTATGAGATCTTTTCCTGATCTTTGTTGCATGAAGGTCATGCCAGTAGGAGGATGTGGATCTCCTAATCACATGGTGCTCATTCCTTCCCCTCCTAGGCCCGATTGGAAATCACTTCAGCCTCTCAATATGCACTGCTGCCAACCGTCTTGTACCGCACCACCTCATGAAAATACTGATACTGATCCTAGGAATGTCAAGCATCCTCCGGATCTTCTCTCGAATTCTTGCGAACATATTAGCATCAGCAGCAGCCAGGTTGATCCATCTAAAAACTCCAATTTTCTGCAATTCTTGAAGTCAGACAGAGGAGGAACTCAGTGTCGGGGGTTCAATGAGCGGAAACTTGGTCATACAGGGAGGCATTTGGTTCTTGAAGCCCTTCTAAGAAAACGGAACAATTCATCCATATTCTTTCTTCGCCAATTCGATTTCTATCAC AATTACAAGGCAAGTGTTAAGCAAGGAAAATGCTTTTGGTGCAACCAATCAAAGTTGTTATGGGCAAACTTTCCATGTCAACACTTGTTGTGGTGCGGCGAATGTAAAACAGAAGCTGCACGAGCAGCTGGTGATTCCGATCATCGATGCGTCGTATGCGATGCAAAAGTACAAACATTCATCTTACCTACATTGGATAGATACCCTCAGTCATTACGTGGAAAGCCCCTCAAAACCGAGGGATTTCCTCCTTTCGATCCGTCTTGTATTCCAAA aaATTTTGGCATCTCTTTCTGCTTGTCTTGA